From Mobula hypostoma chromosome 8, sMobHyp1.1, whole genome shotgun sequence, the proteins below share one genomic window:
- the LOC134350785 gene encoding endonuclease domain-containing 1 protein-like: protein MNPGGLLCFLLLAASRPGIVRGKVVKDFQECNWFFRDKVSPQGFGNDSASNLVRICQKYKNDYHFATLYQTDHRIPMYSAYRYPCSMGQDEAHRPAAWFLEPQIDNLNLPDEMANNINSLGKLQALNSDYKGEDYQRGHVYPFKLNNKTSGTSTCTLTNAVPMTPKANKIWYRKVEAVVTKLAGACHKSGRVMYLVTGPANITEEKLKGRVSVPGFAWTALCCAFPQDQSEDPCQSTPMSAELEGENEVTYNKDYSLAFMKDLESEAEAEHLTVNELQRQLGVGNIFNSCGSGSQAEEEIFEEIKDLIKQIKISVADPMLEEDSLPQPLSKENDGNDLVIQPIAAPLELASEEANEAICPSIITTIFIPFKNIAHATMIFAQLFAAVLRVVRVLAVTVLRIPFGIIYSTVSCFTTMAKYLIVTVFSVPQDLLCIVVSIVSDTTNVISWVGRLIRYFIRIL, encoded by the exons ATGAATCCCGGAGGTCTGCTCTGCTTCCTGCTCCTGGCTGCTTCTCGTCCCGGGATAGTGCGGGGCAAGGTGGTGAAAGATTTCCAGGAATGTAACTGGTTCTTCCGGGATAAGGTGTCGCCGCAGGGATTTGGAAATGATAGCGCGAGCAACCTGGTCAGGATCTGTCAGAAGTACAAGAACGATTATCACTTTGCCACCCTCTATCAGACAGACCACCGGATCCCGATGTACTCCGCCTACCGCTACCCCTGCTCCATGGGCCAGGACGAGGCTCACAGACCCGCTGCCTGGTTTCTGGAACCGCAG ATCGATAATCTAAATCTCCCAGACGAAATGGCGAACAATATTAACTCTCTTGGCAAGCTGCAGGCACTGAACTCAGATTATAAGGGCGAAGATTACCAACGGGGCCATGTTTACCCATTTAAACTTAATAACAAGACAAGTGGTACAAGCACCTGCACACTTACCAATGCAGTCCCCATGACCCCGAAGGCGAATAAGATTTGGTACCGCAAGGTGGAAGCCGTAGTGACAAAGCTGGCGGGAGCATGCCATAAATCGGGTCGGGTAATGTACCTGGTAACAGGTCCTGCCAACATCACGGAGGAGAAACTGAAGGGAAGGGTCTCGGTGCCTGGATTTGCATGGACGGCTCTCTGCTGCGCCTTCCCACAGGATCAGAGTGAAGATCCCTGTCAGAGTACCCCCATGAGTGCAGAACTGGAAGGGGAGAATGAAGTGACGTATAACAAAGACTACTCATTGGCGTTCATGAAAGATTTGGAGTCGGAGGCGGAGGCGGAACATCTAACAGTGAATGAGCTACAACGCCAGCTGGGTGTGGGCAATATCTTTAACAGCTGTGGCTCAGGCAGCCAGGCTGAGGAAGAGATTTTTGAAGAGATCAAAGATCTTATCAAACAAATAAAAATCAGTGTGGCTGATCCAATGTTGGAAGAAGACAGTTTACCACAGCCACTTTCCAAAGAGAATGATGGTAATGACTTGGTGATACAGCCAATTGCAGCTCCATTGGAACTAGCCAGTGAAGAGGCGAATGAGGCCATTTGTCCATCTATCATCACCACAATCTTTATTCCCTTCAAAAACATTGCCCATGCAACCATGATCTTTGCCCAACTCTTTGCAGCTGTCCTCCGAGTTGTCCGAGTCCTGGCTGTCACAGTTTTAAGGATCCCTTTTGGGATTATCTACAGTACTGTCAGCTGTTTTACCACCATGGCTAAGTATTTGATTGTCACGGTGTTCTCAGTTCCCCAAGATCTCTTGTGTATTGTGGTCAGCATTGTATCAGACACCACTAATGTCATCTCTTGGGTTGGCAGATTGATCAGGTATTTCATCAGAATTTTATAA